A stretch of Rhododendron vialii isolate Sample 1 chromosome 4a, ASM3025357v1 DNA encodes these proteins:
- the LOC131324063 gene encoding probable pectinesterase/pectinesterase inhibitor 17, protein MHSFIRIVGVYGDGFMASHLTLKNIAVIVDKYAVAVDSASSFSVFYRCEFKAQKGALLARGYYQLYRKCKIQGASDLVFGNAHTILQRDAIYSNASLYWGVPLGPFAKIVIMQSLLEVRGTWSYAPYTPSTVFYGQHNNSRPGAVDGIMSPYVNTLERNQASEYTVRDFLNGETWLSPDMPHDLDLL, encoded by the exons ATGCACTCTTTCATACGAATTGTTGGGGTGTACGGCGACGGCTTCATGGCGTCACATTTAACATTGAAAAATATAGCCGTCATTGTAGATAAGTATGCTGTTGCAGTGGACAGTGCATCGAGTTTCTCCGTCTTCTATCGATGTGAATTTAAAGCACAAAAAGGTGCTTTACTCGCCAGAGGATATTACCAACTCTACCGCAAGTGCAAGATACAGGGTGCTAGCGACCTTGTATTTGGAAATGCACATACGATTCTCCAACGG GATGCAATCTATTCCAATGCATCACTGTACTGGGGTGTACCTTTAGGACCCTTTGCTAAAATAGTAATAATGCAAAGTCTTTTAGAGGTTAGGGGCACTTGGTCTTACGCCCCATATACACCTTCTACCGTTTTTTATGGCCAACACAACAATTCCAGGCCAGGTGCAGTTGATGGTATTATGTCACCATATGTTAACACATTGGAACGTAATCAAGCATCTGAATATACCGTTCGAGATTTCTTGAATGGTGAAACTTGGTTGTCACCGGATATGCCACACGACCTTGATTTACTTTAG